Genomic segment of Brachyspira suanatina:
TATGAAGTATATCATTAGGATCTTTATTTAATATGGTAGCTAATTCATTAACATCCGGAGTATATCCGCTTTTATAATAATATTGATGCACAGCTCTTTCCAAATCTACTAAATCCATAGCTTTATTTAAAGGAAGCCTTATTAGTCTTGATTTTTCATTTATGGCCCTTAAAATACTTTGTCTTATCCAATATACAGCATAAGATATAAAGTGATAGCCTTTATCCGGATCAAATCTGTCAGCTGCTATTATAAGCCCTAAATTTCCCTCACTTATTAAATCTTCTAATAAAAGTCCGCTGTTTTTATATTGTTTTGCTATTGTGATAACAAATCTTAAATTGCTTCTAATTAGTTTGGATCTGGCTTCTGCATCTCCTTCCTTTAATCTTTTAGTGAGTTCTATCTCTTCTTCCCTAGTTAAAAGCTTTTCCTTTTTAGCATCTGCAAAATATAATGATATATTATTCTGTTCTTCCGTATTAGTTTTTAACCTGCTTTCTGACATATTTCTCATACTCTTAAATTAGTTATTAATTATATCATTTTTAATCATTAAATCAAATTCATAAATATCTATTTGCAAGATCATGTACTACGGAATGATTGAAAGAATGAGAAGACTTATTAGCGACAATTTTGCCTCTTATAGGTCTGCCTAATATATATAAATCTCCAATTATATCCAAAATTTTATGTCTTACAAACTCATTATCATAATGAAGTTTAGTATTTATTACTTTTCCATCACAAAGAAGTATATGGCTTCCTATCATACCGCTTCCAGCCATTCCCATTTTTTGAGCATAATCAATATTATCTATAGTATTAAATGATCTGGCTCTTCCTACTTCTTCAGTAAATTGATCAAAATTCTCAAATTTATATGTATATTCCTGTACACCTATACTGCCTGCAAAATCTATACGAAGACTAACTTCAAGCCCGTCATAAGGTGAAAGTATTATATAAGTTTCATTATCATTAACAGTTCCATAAGTTAAAGTCTGATCTATAACTATAGGCTCTATATAATCATCCTGCTCTACAAAACCAGCCTCTTTCAAAGCATCGCAGAATACTAAAGCTGAACCATCAACATTAGGTACTTCTCCGTCGCATTTTACTATTAAATTAGTAATACCCATCATATGAAGTGCTGCTAAAAAATGCTCTGTAGTTTTTATATATCTGTTTCCTGATACTAATGCTGTAGAATTAACAGCCCCTGATTTATCTTTAGAAAGTATATTATTATGAGACAATTTTATATGAGTATTGGTATTAATATCAATAAAAACTATGCCTGTATTAATTTCTGCAGGAACTAATGTTAAAGCTGTTTTTCTTCCTTCCATTAAAGCAAAACCGCTTACAACAATACTTTTAGCTATAGTTCTTTGCTTAACCTTATATCCTACATTATTATGATGATGATTGGATTCATTTTCTTCATTATCAACAGATTCTGTTTTATTTGTAGTTTCTTTGAATACCTCTTCGCAGCTTGAAAGAAGTTTTGCTATACTTATAGGCTTTTCTAAAAAGTCATAAGCTCCCATCTTAGTAGCTCTTACAGCTGTTTCAACACCAGCATGCCCACTCATCATTATTACAATGGTATTAGGATATTTTTCTTTTATATTAGAAAGTATGTCTAGTCCGTCTACATCAGGAAGCCATACATCTAAAAATACCAAATTTACTTTCTTACTACAAAGTATATCTTCAGCCTCTTTATAATTTTTTGCTATATCTACTCCGTAGCCTTCATCTTCTAAAATATTCTGACAGGTAGTCAGTATATCTTCTTCGTCATCTATTATTAATATATTTTGTTTAGTTGTTACTGTTTGCATATTAAAGTCTTCCAATTTATAAATATAGTATATTAATGATATAAAATCAATATCTTGTTATATATTATCGTAAAATAATGATTATTTTCTTTAAATATTCTGATTCTTTATTAATATAACCTTACAAATAAACAAATAGTTAACAAAATTGCAAATTAATATACAAAAAATATTGTTTTTTTTATACTATAAATGTACAATATAGGACATTAATAATTATTATTTTAAGGAATATTAAAGTGAAAGATTTGCTTATTGAAATATTAGTAGAAGAAATACCTGCAGATTTTGCATATCCTGCCAGTGTAAGTTTTAAAAAAATAATAGAAAACACATTAAAAAACAATGGTATTAATTTCAGTTCTGTTAATTCATACACTACCCCTAGAAGATTAGCTATTTTAGCAGAAAATATAGAAGAAAAATCAAAAGATGAAGTCATAGAGTTTAGAGGCCCTTTATTTGAAAGCGCTTTTAAAGATGGAGCTCCTACAAAAGCTGGAGAAGGATTCTTGAAATCTCATAATATTGATGCTAATTCAATAAAAAATATAGATGAAAATGAATCATTTGATAAGCCATATATAAAAGAAGTAAATGGAAAAAAATACATATTTGTAAAAAAAGAGAAAAAAGGTATAGAAACAAAAAAACTATTTGAAGAAAAATTAGAAAGTATTGTTTCAAGTATAGATTTCAAAAAGAAAATGAGATGGGGAAATAAAGATTTTGCTTTTGTACGCCCTATAAGAAATGTACTAGCATTATTCGGAAATGAAATCATAAAAACTTCAGTTGCTGGAATAGAAACTAATAATAAAGTAACAGGACATAGACTTCTTTCACCTGAATTTAAAGAAATTAATAATCCTAAAGACTATGAAAAAATCTTATTAGAAAAAAATGTTATAGTTTCAAGAGAAAAAAGATTAGAAAACATTATAAATCAATTAGAAAATATTGAAAAAGAACATGGATATGAGGCTGTTTCAAAGAAAAAAGTATCTGAAATAGTTGTGGATTTGGTAGAAGAGCCTTACTTACTTACTGCTGAATTTGATTCTAAATTCTTAGAAGTTCCTAAAGAAGTTTTAACTAGTGAAATGATTGAACATCAAAAGTACTTCCCATTATGTAAAAAAGACGGTACTTTAACTAATTTATTTGTAATAACAGCAAATCAGCCTAAAACTCCTCAAATAATAGCAGGAAATATAAGAGTATTAACAGCAAGACTTTCAGACGGAAGATTCTTATACCAAGAAGATATCAAAAAAGGCATGGACGAGATGAATGAAAGACTCGAAATGCTTATGTTTAGAAAAGAGCTTGGAAGCGTTGCTGATAAAGTAAAAAGACTTGAGAAAAACTCAGAACTTTTAATAAAACTTTTAGGCTATGAAAAAGATAAAGAAAATATACTTAAAGCTATTAAATATATGAAATCAGATTTAGTAAGTAATATGGTTTATAATTTCCCAGAGCTTCAAGGTATAATGGGAGGATATTTTGCTAAATCTATGAATCTTAATGATGATGTTGCTTTAGCTATTAATGAGCAGTACAGACCTTTATTCGCTGCTGATGAAATACCTTCTAATGATACAGGTAAGGCTATAGCTATACTTGATAAAATGGATAATATAGCAGCAGGTTTCTATGTAGGAGATATACCAACAGGTTCTCAAGATCCTAATGCTTTAAGAAGACAGGCTTTAGGTATTATTAATATACTTACAAGGTCTAAAAAGCATGTTAATCTTAAAAAATTAATAGAAGATGCTATCAACTCTATGCCTAAAGATGCTAAAAATAATAAAAGCGAAGATTTAGTAAAAGATATATTTGAGTTCTTTAAATCTCGTTTTGAAAATGATATTGACTTTGCTAAAGACTCTGTTGCGGGCGTGCTTTCTACTGGTATAGATGATATGTATGATGCTTAC
This window contains:
- the glyS gene encoding glycine--tRNA ligase subunit beta, which codes for MKDLLIEILVEEIPADFAYPASVSFKKIIENTLKNNGINFSSVNSYTTPRRLAILAENIEEKSKDEVIEFRGPLFESAFKDGAPTKAGEGFLKSHNIDANSIKNIDENESFDKPYIKEVNGKKYIFVKKEKKGIETKKLFEEKLESIVSSIDFKKKMRWGNKDFAFVRPIRNVLALFGNEIIKTSVAGIETNNKVTGHRLLSPEFKEINNPKDYEKILLEKNVIVSREKRLENIINQLENIEKEHGYEAVSKKKVSEIVVDLVEEPYLLTAEFDSKFLEVPKEVLTSEMIEHQKYFPLCKKDGTLTNLFVITANQPKTPQIIAGNIRVLTARLSDGRFLYQEDIKKGMDEMNERLEMLMFRKELGSVADKVKRLEKNSELLIKLLGYEKDKENILKAIKYMKSDLVSNMVYNFPELQGIMGGYFAKSMNLNDDVALAINEQYRPLFAADEIPSNDTGKAIAILDKMDNIAAGFYVGDIPTGSQDPNALRRQALGIINILTRSKKHVNLKKLIEDAINSMPKDAKNNKSEDLVKDIFEFFKSRFENDIDFAKDSVAGVLSTGIDDMYDAYLKIEAIDAFRKKNEELFSNLLLVFKRIKNMIKSAKDVNLDESLLKEEAEKSLYNTYKEKLNEVNKLMENREYEKTFALLASLYEPLDKFFKDIMVNVDDEKIKNNRIALLSSVDKIFKNMLDFSSLVK
- a CDS encoding sigma-70 family RNA polymerase sigma factor, whose translation is MSESRLKTNTEEQNNISLYFADAKKEKLLTREEEIELTKRLKEGDAEARSKLIRSNLRFVITIAKQYKNSGLLLEDLISEGNLGLIIAADRFDPDKGYHFISYAVYWIRQSILRAINEKSRLIRLPLNKAMDLVDLERAVHQYYYKSGYTPDVNELATILNKDPNDILHIMSMSTEHISLEGEYNYDGMKDRLIDTIEDKTSKNVEETAINKELMEELKTAIESLSDIEKQIINARYGIDQERKTLKEVGEMFSFTKERIRQIEKKALRKMHSQKYSSLKDFLK
- the lpxC gene encoding UDP-3-O-acyl-N-acetylglucosamine deacetylase, whose protein sequence is MQTVTTKQNILIIDDEEDILTTCQNILEDEGYGVDIAKNYKEAEDILCSKKVNLVFLDVWLPDVDGLDILSNIKEKYPNTIVIMMSGHAGVETAVRATKMGAYDFLEKPISIAKLLSSCEEVFKETTNKTESVDNEENESNHHHNNVGYKVKQRTIAKSIVVSGFALMEGRKTALTLVPAEINTGIVFIDINTNTHIKLSHNNILSKDKSGAVNSTALVSGNRYIKTTEHFLAALHMMGITNLIVKCDGEVPNVDGSALVFCDALKEAGFVEQDDYIEPIVIDQTLTYGTVNDNETYIILSPYDGLEVSLRIDFAGSIGVQEYTYKFENFDQFTEEVGRARSFNTIDNIDYAQKMGMAGSGMIGSHILLCDGKVINTKLHYDNEFVRHKILDIIGDLYILGRPIRGKIVANKSSHSFNHSVVHDLANRYL